tcgtccaggattcgccatataccgactaactgatcctactgcttgagcaatgtccggtcttgtacagatcatagcgaacatcaaacttcccactgctgatgcatatggtactcgagacatctccatcctctctgcttcactgctcgGACACATCTCAGAGGATAACTTGacgttaacaggaagaggggtcgaaattggcttactatcttgtatgttgaagcgttgcaagactttcttcaaataatttttctgagaaagccaaatctttctgttacttctgtctcggtgaatttgcatccctagaatcttgtttgctagtcccaagtccttcatatcaaattctctagccaactgtgccttcaatccttggacctcatctttgttggggcctgctaccaacatgtcgtttacatacaacagcaaaataatataatcatcaccagacctcttgaaatacgtacaagggtctgcactcagtctgttgtatccaaggctcatgatataggaatcaaatctcttgtaccaacaccttggcgcctgtttgagaccgtacagagatttgttcaacctacaaaccaagttctctttgcctttttctgcaaaaccttctggctggagcatatagatttcttcttcaagatctccatgaagaaacgccgttttcacatctagctgttctagatgtaggtcaaacaccgcacacaatgccaacactactctgactgttgtaagccgaaccacaggagaaaatatctcattgaagtcaatgccttctttctgagcatatccttttaccaccaatctagcacgataccgctccacttggttattgccatcacgcttgatcttatagacccatctNctcgagttgactgcctcatattggaaacttcagactcaacttgttcttgttcttcgtgctctggtactgcttcacaagaaacttgacattcgtccgtcttattttccacctgaaatatagtagtttctgaattctgtgtgcctttgtctccctttattttatcttcctcgaagacaACATCCCTgttgatgacaagcttgtgaacagtaggatcccacaagcgaaacccctttactccatcagcataacccaagaagatacattttctggatttcgaatccaactttgatctttcttgctcattgtacagaacgtacaccggacttccaaatgtatgcaaatgagaataatctgttgGCTTCCCAGTCTACATCttcatcggagtcttcagatcaatcgccactgaaggagaacgattgataatataacaagcggttttgactgcttctgcccaaaatggcttgtctagacccgcagtcctcaacatagctcttgttctgtccaacaaggtcctgttcatccgctctgccactccattctgttgaggtgtgtaagccgttgtgaactgtcttttgatgccttcatgttgaaaatatgcatcaaactcgtcactggtatattctcctccattgtcagtcctcagacacttgattttcttctcagagtcaagttcaacccgcgctttgaaatctttgaagatctggaaaacatctgatttcttcttgattgggtacacccaacatctcctagagaaatcatcaatgaacgagacaaagtatctcgctcctcctagtgatacaaccggtgcttgccaaacatccgaatgaatcagctccaacatgcttttgctcctggcagtagaagtgccaaactttaatctgtgttgtttactggtaacacaatgctcacaaaagggtagtgacacttttgtaagtcccggcaacagcttccgttctgagataattttcaacccccgttctgacatatgcccgagctttctatgccataacaatgttaattcttctcctgaaccatttaatgcaacagctagttttgcctctttgtgtgtttctcccaaaagtacatacagatttgcagcaaccttttccgccttcataaccacaagcgcgcctttcacaattttcatgatcccattctcgatacgagttttgcacccgatgtcatccaattgccccaaggacaaaagatttttcgtcagtcttttcacatgtcgtacctcctgtatggtgcgaatggtgtcatcaaacattttaattttgatagtaccgaccccagcgatttccaaggcatgatcatttctcatgaatacagatcctcatgagactggttcataatgatcaaacaattctctccgagacgtcatgtgccacgtcgctcctgaatccataatccatgtgtcacaaaatttgtgtctgtcttctgcaacagttgctgcttcgctgaataatatttcatcactgcctgaagtactggccacatttccttgagaactcttctcgatactcgtacactctttcttgaagtgccctttaccgccacatttaaagcagtaaatatttttcttcttacttctcgactttgatctacctcgtctttggctcccactggagtcacggtccataaatcttcctcttatcatcggtaaagcctccgcctgcttcgatgttaccaacctgtcttccttattcttgcgccggctttcttctcctagaaccgcagttaagacatcatcgaatcttagaaagcccataagaatattgttggttatgttgatgataagttgatcatatgaatctagtagactttgaagtagaagctccgcacgttcattttcccctattttatgccccatggaagtgagttgggcaaatagagtattcagtgtgttgatatggtcggtcatcgatgaagattccgccatccgaagagtataaagccttctctttaggaaaatcatgttgtgtagggacttgacctcgtacatctttgtcagagtatcccagataacttttgctgtttttatctcagagatatttgacaatacttcgtctgctatagccaagtataaattggcaacaacattatcattcatctcattccactttccatcatccgtaatctccaccggtctatctccaatagccgccaaacaattcttcttttttaaaactgcttgtatctttattttctacagcataaaattgcttccattgaactttgttatttcgtaccttcccgccattatgtctacaacaattttagtagactggacaaaataatcccgccttaaataaaaaaactctcaaaaaatcttttctgatgtggaagatcagtctaggctgcaaccacagagcatactcaaaattttaaaaaattttaaaccaagactctgataccacttgttggtcccacttgcggtaatttgagataataaaacccgaaaataaagaataaactggacactgagatttacgtggaaaacccctaaaaattattagggtaaaaaccacgggcaagatgaaaagaatttccactataatattttgtggtgtacaactcactcactgtgtttccaaagagaacacattctcttaatacaggagaacaaaacacctcacaaatattatagaactaagcactcaaatgcttataagatgagagaaaactcgaagaagagatgatttcaaaatgaaaggggagctctatttatagagctttTGTtagtgtgaatacgcgttaaaaacgcgtatttCCGTCCAATTGCCAACcacgttttttttcttttatttgattGGCCCCTACCTCATTTAATATCTTGCCGACATTCCACAGGCTCGACGTTAAAAATTAGAGGGAATAGCTCATTAATATTACAAAAACTAGCTCCTACCGAAAATTTAACGTGTGCAATCCTACACATctaagttatttaattaattttctttaaagtattaatacattcacattttcccttttctttttttaacaaattaaattagctcagctaattttttttaaataaaaaaaaatccatattcactctaattatttttatttccccTAAAATTTTCACGTAGCCCCAAAAGATTTCTCACCTATTCAGTagcataaatattatatttaaggATTTTCCGTGTAGCTAGTCGAAGTTACTTAATACCTCAAAAAGCTAGCTCCTGCTGAAACCTAACGTGCCCAATCCTACACATATGTACACAAATTTATATGTATTATAACAAACTCTAAGATCTCTAACGTAAGTGTACTAATTCTGCATGCAACCTTTGGtttgctgaaatttttttagcGCATTGCTTTACGTACGTGTTCCAAAACTTTTGCTCCACTAATCCAGTATGGTGACCGTGGTGCAAGAGTTCTGCATCGCCCTAAAAGGAAAGAAGGCAATTCACAGTATTTTGATTGCGAACAATGGAATGGCAGCCATCAAGTTTATACGTAGCATCAGGTCGTGGGCTTACGAGACGTTTGGAACCGAGAAGGCCATGTTTTTGGTGGCAATGGCAACCCCAGAGGACATGAAAATGAATGCAGAACATGTTAGGGCAGCTGATCAATTTGTATCAGTACCTGGCGGGACTAACAATAACAACTACGCCAATGTGCACCTCATCGTCGAGGTTTGTCTGTTCAACTTAGTCGGATAATGGATAGACACATGGATCACACGTTGTACTTGGCATATGGAAATGCAAAAAACtgcaaaaaattttatgtttgattttgGATGTCCAGATAGCTGAGATGATGCGAGTTGATGCGGTGTGGCCCGGTTGGGGTCATGCATCGGAAAACCCAGAGCTACCTAATGCTCTCGGCGAAAAAGGGATCATATTTTTAGGGCCACCAGCTTCATCAATGGCTGCATTGGGTGATAAAATTGGATCTTCACTGACTGCACAAGCTGCTCAAATCCCTACTGTTCCTTGGAGTGGTTCTCATgtaaaataaaaccaaaaagGGGGGCCAATGAGTTATGTGAAAATAGTTTGTATATATCATTTTgaccaaaaatcatatataaaaattcaaattgacATGGAATCGATGACTCTAGCTCATTGGCCTCTTGCTGTCCATCACTATCAGCGAGATAACTAACTTCACATTATTTCTTTTCAACTGATTgtcacatataattttttttaggtgAAAATTCCCCAAGGCAGCAGTTTGCTTACAATCCCAGAAGCTATCTATCAGAAAGCATGTGTTCATACGGAGGAAGAAGCCATCGCTGGCTGCCGGAATGTGGGCTATCCTGCTATGGTTAAGGCCTCTTGGGGCGGTGGCGGCAAAGGAATAAAAAAGGTTTAACTATCCCATTTACCAACTTCTTGATTTTAGGAACGTCAATTTAATATCGTAATATTCTTTTTATGTTCTTCTCGGGGGCTAATAATTTATTGATATAGACATAGATGCATCAAGTTATCCTTGATATTATGTCtcttttatttatcaataataaatcCACTAATCAAATGACAAATATTAGGTCCGCCCTGTTCGTATCATCACAGAACATCCGTATTTTTAAACCTTCGaagtaaataaaatgcatgcatgcatgcattatATTGATCATATGATTTGAAATGCTTAGGTCCATAATGATGGCGAAGTAAAAGCTTCATTCAAGCAAGTACAAGATGAAGTTCCTGGCTCTCCCATTTTCATAATGAAGGTTTCCCCCCAGGtaattaaattaagttaaaACAATGGAAttctcattaaaataaattgtatttataattaattccGATCCTCAGAGCCGACATTTAGAAGTCCAGTTGCTTTGTGACGAACATGGAAACGTCGCAGCTGTGCACAGCCGTGACTGCAGTGTTCAAAGGAGGCACCAAAAGGTTAATTCTAATTTTTAAGCGGAATCAATAATTAATCCATCGTGATTTGATTTAAGACACAAATTAATTGTCTTCTTCAAGATTATTGAAGAGGGGCCGATAACGGCAGCCCCTGTGGAGACGGTGAAAGAGCTTGAGCAGGCTGCTAGAAGGTTGGCCAAAACCGTTAACTACGTGGGAGCCGCAACGGTCGAATATTTATATAGCATGGAAACCGGTGAATATTATTTCTTGGAGTTGAATCCACGCCTTCAGGTTCGGACTACAATTTTATATAATGAAAATGatataataatgaaataaataaaagtagtaaaaccaactcaaatttataattatgaaaCTGATTTTCATTTCAGGTGGAGCACCCTGTGACTGAATGGATTGCTCAAGTGAATCTGCCGGCGGCACAAGTTGCCATTGGGATGGGTATCCCTCTCTGGAAAATTCCAGGTTCATCattcttcattttatttatttatttatttattgtggcGTTGTTCATTTTTAATCGTTGATACGATGTCTTTCTGCTGAATGGATCAGAGATTCGGCGATTTTATGGAAAGGAAAATGGAGGAGATTACAATTCATGGAGGGAGACTGCAATTGTTTCCACTCCATTTGATTTTGACAAAGCGGAGTCTATCAGGCCTAAAGGCCATTGTGTAGCTGTTCGTGTCACGAGCGAGGACCCTGATGATGCCTTTAAGCCCACCACTGGTATAATTCAGGTCAGGTTATCCTAATATCGGCATCTGAATGTCTAACTTTTAGCAAGCATATGTTTTGAGCTGGCTAGTGTCGTCCATCATCTTTTTCTTGAATTAGGTTTGTAAAATATGGATTCTTGGTTTTTCAGTTTCTGATTATGAATTAATGGGAAATTAAAACGAAGTATTTCAGTTTGGGAGTTTCCGCCGTTCGAACCTAAAAGCGTATGTCCCTACTTTAACGATTACGTGAAGATGCTGAAAAACATGGTTTGACATCGAGCTAATTTGTAGTCCAAGTATTGTCTTCTGCATTACAAGCATCTCTCTTTCTGATCCAAGTGATCGACTTACCTAAAATGCACAAACTTTTAGTCTCAAATTGTCAAGGACTTGTTTATCTTTATTTCAAAACTACTCTATTTTGCCCATCTTGAGTTTTTCCTACATCccacttaattttttttcaacacATTTTTGCTTAAGCGTCGGAGCTTTAGTGTTGTGATTttatcaattttctttttttacttgTTGATATAAGAGATAAAATTGTGTTAATCTTGAAACCATTTAGCGTGCTTCCACTTAATTTGtccaattaatttattgtttACAGAAAACGAATATTAATTGCAAGCATCCATAAAGCAATTTACCTACTTGGAAACAAAAGATTTTCAAGTATTCTAATAGTAGAAAAAGTTCAAttatttaaggaaaaaaaaatgggTTCAGAATGCTGTCTATGTGATTCACCGtgaagataatatttttttgaatgaagatTTGAAGGATCGTAAGGTTTAAGGTTGAAATGGAGCCCCTGTGTTTCTAGAATGGAGGGGCAGTGGCCTTGGGGATATTTTTTTTACCCCAAATTAGCATTAACACCGGAGAGAAACTTGCTAAATTCTAACTTGGAGATACTAAGGTGTAATCAAGTTACGGGACTTGATTTAAGATATTGATGATGGAGGCTACAACCTATGAGATTTTATTGGCATTTTGACCTGTTTAATCTTGAATTCTCATGACAATTATGAGCAATTTCAATTACTTTGAGCAGGAGCTGAGTTTCAAAAGCAAGCCAAATGTGTGGGCATACTTTTCTGTGAAGGTACGTATATGCATGCAGAAATTTATTTCTGTCAGAAAATTCTGAAATCGAATCTGATTTTCATTAGTTTCTTGCTCACAGCCTGGTGGAGGCATTCATGAATTTTCGGATTCCCAATTTGGTATGCAAACACTTAACGACTCTTAACACTTAGCAAGTGATAATTGACATTGCGAGATGGCATTATTTTTTGTCGCCTTTTGTTTCGTAAAATAAATGAACTCCTGCCCTGCGACTTTTAGTCCTTAAATGGGTGCTCTGGCACCTGAAATTGATGCATAGTAATTTACACAATTGATGCCAAAAGGGCACGACTGTAGAAAATTCCAAGTTCTAGACTTGTTCTTGCCCGAGTTTATTCATTTTGTTGACTAACATATTTTTTCAGATTTATTCTCTTCGTCGTGCATTATTCTTCTGCATAGAGAAGAAGTTTTTAGTTTATTGTTGCAATCTGAAATCTGAAAAGAAGGACAATTTATACATCATAGATTCATAAGTTCCTGTGTGCAGGCACACATTTTTGTATACGCATGTAAAATTTTCAGTTTGTCGAGAAACTATGcgtaaattttgataaattttttgggGGGCAAAGTTAGATCTAGGGAACTGGAAGAGGGAGGCGAGATAGGATGAGTGTGAGTGAAAGGAGGTAACTAATGGATTTAATGGGGCAAAACTCGGGATTCTAAAAaagtacaaaataaaatttcagtttttttaaACCAGGGGTGAGTCATGATGATCAGGAAAGTTTTCAAAGCGCATCGACCAATTATTGGAGATTCATCTACAAAATGATGAACTGATCTTTTTATTTGACCTCAGGGCACATATTTTCTTTTGGGGAGTCTAGAGCAGTGGCCATTGCTGACATGGTTCTTGGGCTGAAAGAAAGTCAAATAAGAGGAGAAATCTGTACAAATATTGACTACGTTGTCGATCTTTTACAGGTGAGAAACTCAGTACCTTGGTTATCAAAACCGCATGCGACCCTTTTTGACTATACTCTGGTTTCTGTAAATAAAATTTGGCATTTTGTCAAACTTCTCTACAGGCTTCAGACTAcaaggaaaataaaatacatacaGGATGGCTAGATAACAGAATTGCAATGAGGGTCAGAGCAGAAAGGCTCCCTTGGTATATTTTAGTGGCCGGTGGAGCACTTTATGTGAGTTTGCTAGCAGGCGGTCTTTTTAAGTTTctgaaatctttaatttttatctcCATGTGCTGCCACACTTATAAAACTCTATGACCGTGTTCATTAAATCAGAAAGCCTCTTCTAGTGGTGCAGCTGTGGTTTCCGAATACGTTGATTATCTTGAAAAAGGACAGATTCCACCAAAGGTATTTGATCTTACGATGTCAATTGAATTTTACTCTTGGTTTCAGTAACTTGTCAATAAATGACGGCTCCTCTTTGCAGCACATCTCAGTGGTGAATTATCAAGTTTCTTTAAATATAGAAGGAGTTGAATATACCGTAAGTGCACCTATGTTCAGGCACAAAACTGCATGCAACGCTTATTCTAAACCTTCGATACTAGGAATTTGATAGCTCTCATTTTGTAATCCACTTTTTAATGAATATCTCTCTGTTTTTTTCCTGATTTAGATTAATGTGGTGAGGAAAGGACCTGGAAGCTACCAATTGAGGATGAATGATTCAGAAATTGAAGCAGAAGTACATAGTCTTACTGATGGAAGTCTATTAATGCAGGCAAGCTGTTCCTCTGCCTAGTCCTTTTAGGAATCCTGACGAGAttgttcaatattttatttcttttcactTCTGTTAGATGACTTGATCAGATGGTCTTTATGGTTATGTGACATTTAAGCAGTAATTTATCTATATAATTGATTAATGTGACAGGTTGATGGATACAGCCATATTATATATGCAGAGGAGGGAGTGGCTGGAACACGCCTTTTTATTGATGGGAGCGCTTGTTTGCTTCAGGTGCCTTTTATTCTTCCTGATAAATCTATTATTCTattctattataaatatatgagtttgaattgtgagcttatctttttaccattttatttgttttataatttgtcatgttcatttggttctttcagttatttcctatgttagtttaatatgttaatttatagtgtacttaactttcttttgtgagttttcttttttaccctttaatttgttttatattttgtcatgttcatgtggttcttt
This Primulina huaijiensis isolate GDHJ02 unplaced genomic scaffold, ASM1229523v2 scaffold16003, whole genome shotgun sequence DNA region includes the following protein-coding sequences:
- the LOC140965896 gene encoding acetyl-CoA carboxylase 1-like yields the protein MVTVVQEFCIALKGKKAIHSILIANNGMAAIKFIRSIRSWAYETFGTEKAMFLVAMATPEDMKMNAEHVRAADQFVSVPGGTNNNNYANVHLIVEIAEMMRVDAVWPGWGHASENPELPNALGEKGIIFLGPPASSMAALGDKIGSSLTAQAAQIPTVPWSGSHVKIPQGSSLLTIPEAIYQKACVHTEEEAIAGCRNVGYPAMVKASWGGGGKGIKKVHNDGEVKASFKQVQDEVPGSPIFIMKVSPQSRHLEVQLLCDEHGNVAAVHSRDCSVQRRHQKIIEEGPITAAPVETVKELEQAARRLAKTVNYVGAATVEYLYSMETGEYYFLELNPRLQVEHPVTEWIAQVNLPAAQVAIGMGIPLWKIPEIRRFYGKENGGDYNSWRETAIVSTPFDFDKAESIRPKGHCVAVRVTSEDPDDAFKPTTGIIQELSFKSKPNVWAYFSVKPGGGIHEFSDSQFGHIFSFGESRAVAIADMVLGLKESQIRGEICTNIDYVVDLLQASDYKENKIHTGWLDNRIAMRVRAERLPWYILVAGGALYKASSSGAAVVSEYVDYLEKGQIPPKHISVVNYQVSLNIEGVEYTINVVRKGPGSYQLRMNDSEIEAEVHSLTDGSLLMQVDGYSHIIYAEEGVAGTRLFIDGSACLLQVPFILPDKSIILFYYKYMSLN